Genomic segment of Porites lutea chromosome 13, jaPorLute2.1, whole genome shotgun sequence:
tgcctgtgtgcttgttatctgctgtttgaCCCGCCTTTTCAACGGCAAGATAATTGAAAACGAAGCGATCTAtaatttttggcgatttttggttGAGGACTTCTTCTTGCCGGTTATAAAACCGCCAGGaacttactttaataataaattgttgcctTCTTGCAGATCTTCGAagttcagctcttctttccTTGTCACCAGCGTTCTTTTGTGTGCTCCGCTGGATCCaatttagcctcccacgcaggcgtttttaggggagctcgtttttcatccctcccttCATcctttgtggggagggatgaaaaacgagctcccctaaaaacgcctgcgtgggaggctagatcCAATTCGTCCTGATAGAAATTCAAATCAATCTTTTCATGAATATATGCTTGGTGTCCGACAATGACGTCATGGAGCACTTTGCCTTTCCAGGCAACATAAACTTTGCCGCCGATGACCAAAGCgcattttcatttattattcatgAAATGCTGTTGTGTTTATTCATCGTCTGTGAAACAGTGTTTGCAATCGTTGAATCACGAACAAGAAGCACAGCAAGTGCCTGCAAATCCTCGCCGAGGAAGATTTTCCATTGAAACTCCTCTGGGGAACGCCGGTTAAAGTTCATCGGCCAGCGGATCGAAGAAGACAACTGCGAAGCGGAGAGAACATCGCTTAGCACAGCAAAGGCAACgacccttgaaaaaaatataaggCCATGGGATGGATTAAATGACAGCTGGAaattggttaaaaatttttactgACAGGTGACATATAATAACAAGTACTGAATGCGGCTGAATAGATCtgtaaaattcttcaaatcataataagccgaattcaataatgtTTTTTCATTCCCTCCAAATCATTCGTATCTAAACTACCGATATGCTTATTAACTCGAACGATACCATAAACAGGGGCGATTTCAGAGATGCTTCAGTTAGTCCATCAGATGTTGTTTAAAAAGTAGTTATCTCATCCGTAGTGTTTTATAGTCTTGGGCAGTAATTAGTACTggctttttcattttcttcactaaacttgtcagaaattttccgccattttttatTTGTGTAAATGTGTAAATTATGTCTACGAATATGCAAACAGATGGTTGTCCTCTTCACTGGTCAAGAGGTGGAGAGAATCAGCATAAAATTGTCAGAAAGTCTGAACTATAAAATAACTAGCAGGCCATTACTTACCaaggagaaaggaaaaatgcatttttattaGACCTTTCAAAATTTGTCATATTCTTATTCGCCCCACTCAAACGAacgaaaagttttttttctttagactcTTTAAAATTTGTGGTAAAAGAACTCAGTGTGGGTTGGTTGTTCAGGTAGCCCaatccccccggggggggggggggggggggggggtattgcCAGATGGGATATGCTGTGCCGCTTTAGAGGGTATAGTTTTCAAGCAGCTAAGTCTTAGATGCGGTATAGAAATCAGAGAGCAACTTTTTGATAGGAAGGGATTTGGGAAGATGAGtttagtatagggtagcaaaattcagctgaaccagGAGTAAAGACTAGGTGTCCCAGTGTCCCAGCGGCACATTACCCCCCGAAAAATTTCTAAGGAACCCCTCCTCGGAAACCCTAACAAGAGTAGACGAGATGTCCACAGCTGGAACGGTACATTAAAAAAACGCTACATAACAACATTTTCGACATTAAGCGATAGAGAACACTTTCACCTTTAACAATGTATTATATTCCACGAATTTATTGCAACATTTTGTTGCTATTTTATCATCAAACACACAAAGAAACATTTAGTATTAATGTATTATTGTCTTGATGCACATTTTTGTGATAACACAGCCCAatacaaattattatttaatgacATTAATTAGCAAATTAAGACGGACGATCTAAAGAACAAATAGGGCATTTTCATTCACGTGGCCAGCacctatgcaaatttattggaacaaaagagagcgtttacataagaaaagagttcagtGTCCCTGATATTTATGAAAGATGTTGGTTATATTCTGCAGTTGATAAGAACTTCCTTTAACTGTTAAGAATGGAgacctggttttggattcttggctGGGTTCTTTCATTTCTGGCTATCAttggaaatggatttacaatcttcctcgtttgcagcagacgaaatcttcgcaccaaaaccaacgcgtttattgtttcacttgcggtagcggatttctgtgttggtttgaGCGTTATTCCTTCTCTGTTAGCTTGCGACATTACAAACACCTGCCACTGGCCTGATTATTGGTTATCGTGGGTGAATATTATAAGATTGTTGTTTAGTCACTCGTCTGTTGTAAACTTATGCAGCTTAGTACTGGATCGTTTTATTGCCATCGTCTATCCTCTAAAATATATTACTTTGATGACTCGCCGTCGAATTACCCAagttattttcttctcttggGCTCTACCAGTTAGTTACAATGCGCTAAAAAATACCCTTTGTATTGTCTTATTTCAAAACGATACCTCCGAGTGTGCTTTTATTTGGCCGACCATAATTTCCGAGTTTCTTCCATGTGTTGTATTAATACTCTGCTTTGTATCAATGATACTTCATGTATGCAGGCATGATCAGTCAGCACGTACCTTAGCAAAacagttacgttttaaccatcagGTATCGTTTAAAACCCATCACGAGAAGTCCGCACTAATAATGATGGGTcttgtgataggagtgtttcttgtttgctatggTATGTATCTACGTTGTAGTTTTCTAATACTATCCTCATCACCATGTAATgatgaaaactacaaaattactttcttggttttaaactcAGCTATTAACCCACTGGCTTatgccttttttaaaagagacataaagaaagagtttaaaagACTCGTTGGCGCTGTGTtttatagaaaataacaaagttaACTAAAACCTACCACTTGACGTGCGTAACTCATTCTTGTAGGATGTAAGTCTTGAATGAACGAGTGTGAAAGGCTTGAGCAATTCAGTAAAAGACTGATGAATGCGTGAGGCTTGGACTCaaagcgaattgaaatttggaaacaATGGAGCCGAttaggaaagaaaacaagaaccttTTGACCCTAACAGAAAATACAAGGGAAAGGACTTCACAGGTGGTGTGAGACGCAAGTTCTTATTGGATGGAACTTTTTAGTTTCACATCATGAGAGTACAATTTCACACCCGGCTACCAAAGCCCGCTTTGCTTCACTTGCTCGATTTTGGCATACTCGAGCATGACTCTGTGTCAATCGAGTAACAAAGATAGCGTGAGCATGTGCTGCTTGTTGCTTGGATATAGTTTGGAACCCAGGCTTAATAGCCGTGCGCTTTGTACAGCGGAATCATCGGTTATGACCATCAGTTTGTCAATCTCAGTCTGAAACGGATGCTAACACTCTGAATACCAGTTTGACAAGAGAAAAGAAGATTTACAAGTTCAGAAGTTCGAGGTTCGGTGACTTCATAAGGCTTGGCGCCAATTTTCCTCCACACTGAGGTTGTTTGTTCAATAGTCTTCGTAATCAACTCTGTTAACGGCGATATATTCCTAGAATTTACCGAACCGAACTGAAAGATTAACTGTACGATATTCTTGTTATATGAAGTAATTTCCTTGTTgagaaaaacacaaagaaatggAGTTGTTTTGTAATCTTTCCGCGCAAGTTTATTTCAGCTCAGTCCTGCAGGTGTGaccaaaatgataaaatcgTGTAAAGTGTAAAATGACTTgttatggagaaaaaaaaggtaGCTATCAAACATTACACGAAAGTAAGActaattttccttaaaattctGTGGAAATCAtgacaaagaaattaatattgCTTGCTAAGGAAGCCCAACAGCAAATTGGAGAGACGAGTTGCTTGTGGCTGGAACGATATTAAAATCGTTGCATGccgaatgaataataacaccTTCCAATTTAGCTGTACGAAATGAAAATGCAGTAAAAGGCATTTAACTAAAGAATATTGTTAATTGATTGATAACTGAGCTAGTGAAACAGTAGTTAAAGATCATATCGACACCCCAGGCGTCTTGCgccatgtatatatatatatagtgaaaggattataaaataacaaggttttataaataattaataaacagttagacaaaacgtttttgtgaagagggtgttttttttccacagttgaACTGCCTTTAAAAACTTATCGACATTGTGTTTCTGTTTCACATCctgatcagttttttttttttttttcttgctctttttaTTAACTGAAAACCTTTACATACTCTATTTCACAGCAGTGGAATTAAACGGAACAGACTGGGCAAATTACCGTGATGCTGCTGGCTAATGTCcctcttgttttattttctcgcTTAGGAATTGTTAACGACAACGGCGGAAACGTTCTCAGGCAAATTTAGTGATATTAAAGACTgcctttttaattattaatgctCTTTTGTAGTAATTTGTAGTagacctgtcgcaatttgtaagaAACACATGATGTCGGCTGCAATTTAGACTAAAGTgaacgcatttttttttttgtaatcagcTAAGGTCTCCGTTAATTCAATCTGTTATAACTGACAGACCAGACTGGTTTTGTTGTAAAGTGAATAATTAAGATCCCGCCAGAGCAGAGCTATTTAGATTAAGATCGGCAATGTTGGAGTGTCCTTTTCCACTTGACAAAATTGTTGGCTCAAATATGGCTCTTTTGTaggaacaataaccaaacgcgcCGTGGCTTTGGTCGGGTCGATGTATAGTTCCATTGGGCGAGTGGAATCTCCAACATTTCAACCGGAATTTTTGTATTGAAAGGGCCCATTGGCTTTGAATTACAGCGGTTAAGGCACGTAACTATCCTCATTTTCCTACCAACTGTGTTATTACAGCTCGGTCAGTTACCTACTGCGCATGCGAAACACATAATTATTAGAAATTACCAAGTTTATGACAAAGTAGGACAATAAGAAGGACTTCAGTCTAGTAACATACATCTGCCAGTGAATAACATACAACCTCCTGACATTTTTGCGAAGacgatatttttcttttgtccgTAGTTAATAAGAACTTCTCTTAACTGCCGTTAGTACGGATGGAgacctggttttggattcttggaTGGGTTCTTTCGTTTCTTGCCATCACTGGAAATGGATTTATAATCTTCCTCGTCTgcagcagacgaaatctccACACCAAAACCAACTCGTTCATTGTTTCACTTGCAGTAgcggatttctgtgttggtttgaGCATTATTCCTTCTTTGTTTGTATGCGACGTTACAAGCACCTGCTATTGGCCTCAGGCTTTTCCTTCATGGAAAGATGTCGTAAGGTGGCTGTTTAGCTACCTGTCTGTTTTAAACTTGTGTTCTCTGGTGCTCGACCGTTATATTGCCATCGTAAAGCCTTTTAAATACATAACTTTCATGACTCGATCTCGTGTTATTCAAGTGATAACTTTCTGTTGGATAGTGTCATTTACGTTGGAGGCGTTCAAGACCGCACTTCGGCTTTGCTGTGAGAACCCTCTGACCAGTATCGTTGCAGTTGTGGTTTTAatgatttccatggaaatctttCCATGCGTTCTGCAGATACTCTGTTTTGTGTCAATGTTAATTCATATATGGAAACAAGATCGGTCAGCACGCACCCTAGGACGGATATCTTTTAAAACCCGTAACGAGAAGTCTGCACGATACGGAAGGAAATCCagttactttgtctttgcgatTTGGCTCACGAAATTCACCGCTAACTTTACCCTTGTAAAAAGGCTCCTTtatcaagttttattttctggattaaggccgttgccatggcaacatcgcATCCCTAAACAGGcagttattttgtcatttttgatcattttttcttaatatttcctATTTCCCTCcgtgaaatgtctttaaactttgccactttatGTTAACGATATTGCTTAATTCAAGTGGAAAAAACAAGGGGTCGTTAGGACGGtttcgccaatattttgaaatttgttacttttgttaatagaggagtttagctcttacacattttaacaagaaaagaaCAGTAGAAAGGAACTGCAACTGTTAAGAAATGAGGCGATTTTTAATCTGGGGTGGGGACTCAATCATCATGCATTACCTCTTCCTCTCTAGTCTCcgacgcagccgtttttgtatCGATCTTCACATTGACTTCACGCAAcgagacgaaaaaaaaaagctgggtGAGTGAATACTTCCTCTGTACTTCTCCTCATGTCCGCTTTAAATAATTTCTCTTTCCAGACTAAACCGAACCCATGAATCGAATggaatttataaaaatattgagCACGTGTATAATATGAGGATCGGAGCATTTAATCCTGAGAATATAAATTGACAAAATTTCGTCCATTTTCGTTAGTACCTCtggaaaaaattcattttcaaaaattaggTGTGGTCCACGGGGGTAACTCATTGACTGGGTCCACAAACAGGCCCATGGACTAGGTCCACGGAGGTGGTCCTTGCATGCTTTGTacaccttattacatgaaattttcgcgacacGCTAATTTCTAGAAGTTCGCGATACAAAAAAAATCGCGATATAAAGTGACGCGAACATAACATGACGCGAAAATTAAGTGACTGTAAGTGCTGTAAACTTATGCGGCTTAGTACTGGATCGTTTTACTGTCATCATCCATCCTCTAAGATACATTACTTTGATGACTCGCCCTCGAATTATTCAAGTTATTTCCTTCTCTTGGGTTCTACCAGTTAGTTTTAATGTGCTAAAAGTTATCCTTTATacgttttatttcaaaacaattccAGCCCCCGTTTTTATTTGGATGAGTATCATTTTCTTCGAGTTCCTACCAAGTGTTATCTTAATGCTCTTCTTTGTATCAATGATATTTCACGTACGCAGGCATGGTTGGTTAGCACGCATGGTAGCATAGcagttacgttttaaccatcagATGTCGTTTAAAATCCATCACGAGAGGTCTGCGGTAACAATGATGGGTcttgtgataggagtgtttcttgtttgctatggGATGTATCTGCGTTGCAGTTTTACAATACTATTCCACACCACCTCATGTAAagatgaaaactacaaaattcctttcttggttttaaacTTATAGCCATTAACCCTCTGGTTTATGcctttttcaaaagagacataaagaaagagtttaaaagACTTCTTGGAGCTgtgttttaatttaaagaaaatattagtAATGTTAACGAAAGCCTATCACTTTACGAACGTATGTGTAACTCGTTGTTGTAGGATGTAGGTCTTTTAAGACAATGAAAGACTTGAGAAGAGACTGATAAATCTGTGACTCTTGGACTGaaagcgaattgaaatttggaaaaatggcgtatgaggagagaaaacaagaacatttGTACGCTAAGAGAATTTAAAATACTAGGGAAAGGACTTAGGATCAAGATTCACACAGTAGTGGGAGGCGAAAGTCACATAACATAGAACTTTTTAGTATCACATTGTAAGAGTATATTTCAATTTATGTCCACATCCTGCTAGCAGAGCCTTTGTTTTGGCGCACTGTTCAAAAAGGAATACTCTGCATGAATCGAGTAGGATCATTGTTGAGGGTCTCTGATAGGTTTTTtgggatccgggatttcccttattttcTCGGGATTGGGAATTGGGGATTGAGAGTTAGAATGCCGAAAATAACCCTCGGCTACGGGATAAcacgaaattttgggtcgggattacaggattgaagaaccctacaGTGGGGACCCTCATGGTTGAGGGTCCCCACACATGTTCAATACTCTCGATTATATTCCAGTGGGCAAAGCCTGGAGTCCAATGGAGTCTGTTCCAAAAATGAAACCGGAAGTACAGTCGAGTCCACTTGAATTACCGGAAGTCTAGCCATAAGATGAAACTGGGAGTGTAAACAATACTTTGAGGAGGGTTGGAAAGtcgtccgatggagtccatcgtcTGCACATGTAACACAACGCGTTCTTTAAGTCTAAGTCGAGACTGGCACGCTTAACGTGTAACATGAGTCGGAAAGTCGAAACAAACACGCTACACATGTGAGATTACTCGTTCTCAAAGCGATGAGCCGAAATAAGCACGCTACAAGTCGTTTATTAAAAGGCAATTTTACCTTTCTcgcttttttttgcaaaacagaaACGAAAAAAGCTTCTTCTAATAAAAGCTGCCTTAACTCTTGCCGTAATTTGTAACACCTGTCGCAGTTTCTACTGAAGAACTGTCGCAAATAAGAATACAATGACCTCGCAATTATTTAGTGAACCAAGTTGACAACAAATTGCAGTAAAGGGATAACTCACGTGACTGACTTTGTCCCGTTTGATTGACTGATATTTTTGCGCTATTGCCACGTGACGTTCCCCAATTTCTCTATCTCTTGCTAGCGTAGGAATACGTCAAGTTAATATCTGGGACCCTGATATTTATGCAAAACGTTAAGTTTTCGAGTATATAATCTCGTCGTGTGCGTCTAGCGTACGCACAGCGAAAACTGTGCGTGGTCTCAGTGTTGCAATCTCGGGTGCTCCATATTTCTTACTATATACCTGACATCAAGTAGTTGACGTCACGAAGCAATTTGTGTTTCCAGGCATCATCAGGCGTGTTTTATTCATGAAATGCTGATTCTGCGacggatgttactaaaacggggaacggggagcggagaacggggaacggggaacggaaGTCTGGAAACGAGTTGTCAGCGGAAACCTCCACAAcaatccaaaatggcggtccaaaaaacgagagagagaaagaagaagacgaagaaaggAATTCGTGCCTTGGTTGAAATCAGGTGGGGACGAAATTGCAAATCAGACTCACATTTTACGTTTACGTTTTGAGCAGCTGGTATGTTTTTTCGATATTCAACCTGTTTCATTTACAATATGAtaaggtcttaggtcttagttttcgagacaCCTGGCACACTGATATTACTCCTGGATTACTCCGTTTACTTTAGACCGTCGCTTAATCCTGCCTGTTTATCCCCCTGAATGTTCTTTTTCCCTCTCAGACAAACTCTTGGAGAGTAAAGGTTTTATCCAAGCCCATTATATGCCCTGTTTTATTATATGCCCTGTTAATGCCTGCGAGTTATTTACCAAGCATTCTCAAAACAGGGCATATAATGGGCTTGGATAAAACCTTTACTCTCCAAGAGTTTGTCTGAGTGGGAAAAAGAACATTCAGGGGGATAAAAAGGCAGGATTAAGCGACGGTCTAAAGTAAACGGAGTAATCCAGGAGTAATATCAGTGTGCCAGGTGTCTCGAAAACTAGGACCAAAGACCTTATCATATTGTAAATGAAACAGGTTGAATATCGAAAAAACATACCAGCTGCTCAAAACGTAAACGTAAAATGTGAGTCTGATTTGCGATTTCGTCCCCACCTGATTTCAACCAAGGCACGAATTcctttcttcgtcttcttctttctctctctcgttttttggaccgccattttggattgTTGTGGAGGTTTCCGCTGACAACTCGTTTCCAGACttccgttccccgttccccgttccccgctCCCCGCTCCCTGTTTTAGTAACCTCCTTCTGCGACGGTTTATTCAATCACGAACAATTTCTCATGCAAATGACACACGAAAGCAAGCATAACAACGTCAGCTGGTTTCACCAAGTGGCACAGAGTTCACTCATGCATGTACACGAATAACTATAATTGAACACTTGCAGAAATTGTTTGGTGCTTTTTACAGGGATTCAGTGCTATTGAAGGCAGGCATATTCAATAATCATAAGTCATGAGTCATGAGTTATGAGTGTAATTTCCTCTTCGAGTTCCTTCCATGTGTTCTGTTAATACTCTGCTTTGTATCAATGATATTTTTGACGCACGCGGGTATGATCAGCCAGCACACACCTTGGCAAAACAGTTACGCTTTAACCATCAGGTGTTTTCATGTTGCATCTCACATAAACAGGGGCGTAACCAGGATTTTTTCGGGGGTACGCACAATTCTCCAAATGCCCTTATCCCCCAACCCCCTGCTCAATGTCACAAAAGGTGAGATTATTGTAAGTCGAAGCGTTCTTACTGTATACATCccagctgtttcgagaaaggttgtcggaagaaatgcgcacgcgacaatcccgaaaggtaatatgggatatgatcaatacactgttcgtAACGACTGAAGCtttcgaacctacttttgttgctttcctttaatactcgcaaacatatgtccgtggcctcccgtaccattctttcaaatttatttgaagaacattgccctcaaagccacccacaatacctttcgggattgtcgcgtgcacttccGACAAGCGTTCTCGAAATAGATGTATGAAATGACGTGACtgtgtaaactgaaaaaaatctttatcgTCTTTTTGTATTCATGGACTGAAGCACGTCAATCGCTTTTCCTACCTTAAGGCTTAAAATATAtcatttatatttattaaatatttggtCCACCAAAGGAAGCCGACATTTGGAAgtaattaaaactaaaagttaAACAATCCGTTGTTAAATGAATTGAGCCAAACTGtgaataattatattttacctATCTTatcctttgctttttttttcattattcgcTTTcgtatcttattttattattattttttcacccTCGACTTTTAcaggtacgcacgtgcgtaccgtgcgtgcgtacaggtagctacgcttGCTACGCTCCTGATAAATGtatactttttaatttttgatatgCAGTTTTacggaaacgaaaaaaaaaaatcttttaacaatTTTATGCTCAACTTTTGCCGTAATTTGTAACACCTGTCGCAGTTTCTAATAAAGAACTGCCGCAATTAGGAATACATTAACGTAGCAAtattaagggagccaaattaacAATAAATTGAGATAAGTGGTAACACACGTGACTGACGCTTTCTATCGTTTAATTGAAAGATGTCTTTGCACTATTGCCATGTGACAGTCCACATTTTCTCTC
This window contains:
- the LOC140922438 gene encoding octopamine receptor beta-2R-like translates to METWFWILGWVLSFLAIIGNGFTIFLVCSRRNLRTKTNAFIVSLAVADFCVGLSVIPSLLACDITNTCHWPDYWLSWVNIIRLLFSHSSVVNLCSLVLDRFIAIVYPLKYITLMTRRRITQVIFFSWALPVSYNALKNTLCIVLFQNDTSECAFIWPTIISEFLPCVVLILCFVSMILHVCRHDQSARTLAKQLRFNHQVSFKTHHEKSALIMMGLVIGVFLVCYGMYLRCSFLILSSSPCNDENYKITFLVLNSAINPLAYAFFKRDIKKEFKRLVGAVFYRK